A section of the Castanea sativa cultivar Marrone di Chiusa Pesio chromosome 12, ASM4071231v1 genome encodes:
- the LOC142621170 gene encoding SNF1-related protein kinase regulatory subunit beta-2-like, with product MAGWRKDGAGPSGVKNFENNNDHFMGFTEDYVFVTPMPTPREFIQSKMRHPLPGSMVHDENYFGGRLISVEITWNGGGNVVSVVGSWNNWQTKEDLRNIGKIASVAMMLPLGIHYFCFIVDGELKCAHNLPRVNNSGGDHYNMLYLQEDALQLAAPANANGGPDLSEFECPPSPPSSYNNQAFSFDELYYINEKGAGFRIEPPNLPQQLEEALVDMPPVPNHTQLNHLYFSKTNDADQSVMVSSTERFGARYVTRAAYKAASKTESCAKEIFFIE from the exons ATGG ctGGTTGGAGAAAAGATGGAGCAGGCCCTTCTGGAGTtaagaattttgaaaacaaCAATGACCATTTTATGGGCTTCACAGAGGACTAT GTTTTTGTGACTCCCATGCCAACACCTCGTGAATTTATACAGTCTAAAATGCGGCATCCATTGCCAGGAAGCATGGTGCATGATGAGAATTATTTCGGTGGAAGATTGATTTCTGTTGAAATCACATGGAATGGTGGTGGCAATGTAGTATCTGTGGTGGGATCGTGGAACAACTGGCAGACTAA GGAGGACTTGCGGAATATAGGAAAAATTGCTTCTGTTGCTATGATGCTTCCATTAGGAATCCACTACTTTTGCTTCATTGTTGACGGAGAGTTGAAATGTGCTCACAACTTGCCACGGGTCAATAATAGTGGAGGAGATCACTATAATATGTTATACTTGCAG GAGGATGCCCTGCAATTAGCAGCACCTGCAAATGCAAATGGTGGTCCAGATTTGTCTGAGTTTGAATGTCCTCCTTCTCCACCATCAAGTTATAACAATCAAGCATTTTCTTTTGACGAACTTTATTATATCAATGAAAAAGGTGCTGGGTTTAGGATTGAACCACCAAACCTACCCCAACAATTAGAAGAAGCACTTGTGGATATGCCACCAGTACCTAATCATACACAACTGAATCATCTATACTTTAGCAAAACAAATGATGCTGATCAGTCTGTGATGGTTAGCTCAACTGAAAGATTTGGTGCTAGATATGTTACACGAGCAGCATACAAGGCAGCTTCTAAAACCGAATCATgtgcaaaagaaattttttttattgagtag
- the LOC142618668 gene encoding uncharacterized protein LOC142618668 → MGSELVWRWCVVGNGLMRCFYNNTTATAIAKASSLYLSSPKPKFLILAPPLALIRITRSSSSSSLNLSQGYSSSSSSNENNNEKKKKGGREYLEMTEQELMRECEMDTFKASGPGGQHRNKRESAVRVKHIPTGLIAQAVEDRSQHMNRSSALARLRTLLALHVRNTVDIDTYSPPPHLLSILPLKSTLRSSGPQIGPNNPKFLLGMQALLDLILAVDGSVSEAAKYVGLSTGALSRLILSHDSLRMAVNQLRASKGLKPLK, encoded by the exons ATGGGAAGTGAATTGGTATGGAGATGGTGTGTTGTTGGTAATGGTTTGATGAGATGCTTTTATAATAATACTACTGCCACTGCCATTGCCAAGGCCTCCTCTTTGTATTTATCATcacccaaacccaaatttttAATTCTAGCTCCACCACTGGCACTCATAAGAATAACaagaagcagcagcagcagcagcttaAATTTGAGTCAAGGATAtagcagcagcagcagtagTAATGAGAATAataatgagaagaagaagaagggtggTAGAGAATACCTGGAAATGACAGAGCAAGAACTGATGAGAGAGTGCGAGATGGACACATTCAAGGCATCGGGTCCAGGTGGTCAACACCGCAACAAGCGGGAGTCAGCGGTGAGGGTGAAGCACATACCTACTGGTCTTATAGCCCAGGCTGTTGAGGATCGATCTCAGCATATGAACCGCTCTTCTGCTTTAGCTCGCCTCCGCACTCTCTTAGCCCTTCACGTCAGAAACACTGTCGATATTGACACCTATTCTCCCCCTCCTCACCTCCTTTCCATTCTTCCTCTCAAGTCCACTCTCAGATCTTCTGGTCCCCAGATTGGACCCAATAACCCCAAATTCCTTTTG GGAATGCAAGCTCTCCTGGATTTAATTTTGGCAGTGGATGGTTCTGTTTCGGAAGCAGCCAAATATGTTGGGTTAAGCACCGGTGCTCTCTCTCGCTTAATACTA